Proteins from one Microscilla marina ATCC 23134 genomic window:
- a CDS encoding leucine-rich repeat domain-containing protein, with protein MIVMIPSIKKITLLTCLMLASVAAGNAQKKPQVFYHIELALETPEKVKILDLTSQRIQKIPVEIFQFQNLEKLVLTNCRLKALPKGIAQLKKLQTLILAFNEITSLPKELGQLTQLQKLDLYQNKLTRLPSYISALKNLRDLNVGKNQLNEFPTVLKKLTQLKRLDLNGNQLKQVPADIAWLQQNKRVFLARNPWTKWARKKLGLDDPARIHLEVPARMVPPPMLLWGHTAGKVQALRDARQGKYHLRFYGFPSDMTHTNIYMKELRKLGIKVSHEGCVVDATTESYSKTMALKIAEKFGKDYWVQPQIKADSLTNHHLPRLPQVVYHSQSVDLSHYISSQLPKKLLRKRHQDKEMTLILTIDDHLKAQQVSVLQGVSRKVDKACVALLQNARWQAPRSWLYLRKRGQVTFRATIRFR; from the coding sequence ATGATTGTGATGATACCCTCTATCAAAAAAATAACTTTACTCACTTGTTTGATGCTGGCAAGCGTTGCAGCAGGGAATGCTCAAAAAAAGCCCCAGGTTTTTTACCACATAGAACTTGCCCTTGAAACACCCGAAAAAGTAAAGATACTGGACCTGACAAGCCAGCGTATCCAGAAGATACCTGTGGAAATTTTTCAGTTCCAAAACCTCGAAAAACTGGTGCTTACTAATTGTAGGTTAAAAGCACTGCCCAAAGGGATTGCCCAACTCAAAAAGCTTCAAACATTAATATTGGCTTTTAATGAAATCACCAGTTTGCCCAAAGAATTGGGGCAGCTTACCCAGTTACAAAAACTGGATTTGTACCAAAACAAGCTCACTCGTTTACCTTCATACATAAGCGCTTTAAAAAACTTACGCGATTTAAACGTAGGTAAAAATCAACTAAATGAATTTCCAACAGTACTTAAGAAACTTACCCAGCTCAAAAGGCTTGACCTAAACGGCAACCAACTTAAGCAAGTTCCTGCAGATATTGCTTGGTTGCAGCAAAATAAGCGTGTTTTTTTAGCTCGCAACCCCTGGACAAAGTGGGCGCGTAAAAAGCTAGGGTTAGACGATCCGGCAAGGATACACTTAGAGGTTCCAGCGCGCATGGTGCCACCTCCTATGTTGTTGTGGGGGCATACGGCAGGCAAAGTACAAGCATTGCGTGACGCTCGCCAAGGCAAATATCACTTGCGTTTTTATGGTTTCCCTTCAGACATGACTCATACCAATATATATATGAAAGAATTGCGTAAATTAGGCATAAAGGTAAGTCATGAAGGTTGTGTGGTAGACGCTACAACAGAAAGCTATAGTAAAACGATGGCACTAAAGATTGCTGAGAAGTTTGGCAAGGACTATTGGGTGCAACCCCAAATAAAGGCCGACAGTCTGACCAATCATCACTTGCCTCGTTTGCCTCAGGTGGTGTACCACTCCCAATCCGTAGACCTGAGCCACTATATCAGCTCACAATTACCAAAAAAACTGTTGAGAAAACGGCATCAAGATAAAGAAATGACCCTCATCCTTACCATAGATGATCACCTAAAAGCACAGCAAGTAAGTGTATTACAAGGTGTATCACGCAAGGTAGACAAGGCTTGTGTGGCTCTATTGCAAAACGCTCGTTGGCAAGCACCCCGTTCGTGGTTGTATTTGCGTAAACGGGGACAGGTTACTTTTCGAGCAACAATAAGGTTTCGATAG
- a CDS encoding leucine-rich repeat protein produces the protein MNDLAKQLIEKNLQTKDPYLDLGNCGLTNHSPCLDLLAECTHLETLIFSEIWHEWNPGALDYFEATSTNKGRQNKFRGIPVNLPTSLNKLVLRENSIDRIENIAHLTNLQYLDLEENDIEVIENLDHLARLEYLNLRGNAIEKIGNLNALTQLVHLELSSNSLERVENLNHLKHLQNLDLRENNIKKIENLAGLTALTRLDLGYNGFGKIEGLHNLPRLKQLELEENDIKKIENLHHLPQLKSLNLRFNSFEKLENLDALTELTELSLGYNGISKIEGLEKLTKLKMLGLMFNRVTKLENLDTLTELEKLWMNHTGIKKIENLDKLTKLTHLSLMCSKVTKIENLEALTQLTSLSLHATKISKIENLEALTNLTKLRVDGNKVAKIENLDNLTQLDDLMLGGNPISKIENLGHLIKLRKLDLGGLAITKIENLEGLRTLEQLDLGGSQIETIENLEGLTGLQKLELRATKVSKIENLNHLPALTELDLSETAITKIEGLTGLEGLKELSLSKNKITKIENLAGLSKLEKLSLCASNLSKIENLTGLPKLRELCLEKNAIECLENLRGLPALKELDLNNNQITHIQPNALPTQLAELNLSQNQLIKVEHLAGVTGLTELDLSENNISKIENFEDLPALETLDLSYNKITRLENLTALPNLREVNIYQNQITEIATDAVTRQLQELDLEQNQISTIEILVNFTGLSQVDVGNNQIKWFPIELLDLPCLTSLRLKNNPWQNIPVAITEGYHALQNIRRYWQDLEQGKSLIYQAKLLLVGNGRVGKTSLVRRWLDNAFDPDQSSTHAIQLRQHILPQVAQDEALEHVQLNVWDFGGQDIYHTTHRLFMQTQAVFLLAWDAATQATPEQTEKLGDGSEVIYKNYPLLYWLDYAYILGKQSPVLVVQTKCDRDGVQAPPQLTDDLKTHYQVQQCLAVDAAVDDAAKNGFKELNIALQNVLAQGIQRTCTDLPESWWHTQQALEKLQKEGKQMLSIVGFESLCAEHQVPKASYKVLQSYFHNSGVFFYRPGLFNDQIILNQQWAIDAVYTLFDRTGMFMQHRGNGFFTGADLGLVWQDKPKAEQELLLSFMEACELCIDLNRPRNKKAPRYIAPLFKREYLAPQLLPNTTPAEQGALFPAGATGVYLKFCHPVLHAAVMHRFILRTHHFASRDNIQQQAILLEVAGTQALVEAFPDKNELTIRLNKENSTLLSQIRNELSEIQEGISGIGEWASIDGQGYVAMEELWQNQHSPQVMGDNGQAYAVTAFEVFFGLDKVAFLGEDAPPQKL, from the coding sequence ATGAATGACCTGGCAAAGCAGTTAATCGAGAAAAACTTACAAACGAAAGACCCTTACCTCGACTTGGGTAATTGTGGCTTGACCAACCACTCGCCCTGCCTTGACTTATTGGCAGAATGCACGCATTTAGAAACCTTGATTTTTTCGGAGATTTGGCACGAATGGAATCCTGGCGCCTTAGACTATTTTGAGGCCACCAGTACCAATAAAGGCAGACAAAATAAGTTCAGGGGTATTCCTGTGAATTTGCCTACATCGCTTAACAAATTGGTATTGCGTGAAAATAGTATTGATCGAATTGAAAATATAGCTCACCTGACCAACTTACAGTACCTTGATTTGGAAGAAAACGATATTGAGGTTATAGAGAATCTTGATCATTTGGCCAGGCTGGAGTACCTTAACCTGAGGGGAAATGCCATTGAAAAGATTGGGAATTTGAATGCACTCACCCAATTGGTGCACCTTGAGTTGAGCAGCAATAGCCTTGAGAGGGTTGAAAACCTGAACCATCTCAAACACTTACAAAACCTTGACTTGAGAGAAAATAATATCAAAAAGATTGAAAACCTGGCGGGTTTGACAGCATTGACTCGGCTTGACCTGGGGTATAATGGGTTTGGAAAGATTGAAGGCCTACACAACTTGCCCCGGTTGAAACAACTTGAGCTGGAAGAAAATGACATCAAAAAGATTGAAAACCTCCACCACTTGCCTCAGCTCAAGAGCCTCAATTTGCGCTTTAACAGCTTTGAAAAGTTGGAAAACTTGGACGCATTGACTGAACTCACTGAACTATCGTTGGGCTACAATGGCATAAGTAAGATTGAGGGCTTGGAAAAATTGACCAAGCTAAAAATGCTGGGTTTGATGTTTAATAGGGTAACAAAGCTTGAAAACTTAGATACTCTCACCGAACTGGAGAAGCTTTGGATGAACCATACGGGCATTAAAAAAATTGAAAATTTAGATAAACTTACAAAGCTTACTCATTTGTCGTTGATGTGTAGCAAGGTGACAAAGATTGAAAATTTGGAGGCATTGACTCAGTTGACTTCACTGAGTTTACATGCAACTAAAATCAGTAAAATTGAAAACCTGGAGGCATTGACCAATTTGACCAAGCTGCGGGTGGATGGCAATAAGGTGGCAAAGATTGAAAACCTGGACAATCTTACTCAGCTTGATGATTTGATGTTGGGGGGCAACCCCATTAGCAAAATTGAGAATTTAGGTCATTTGATTAAGCTGCGGAAGTTGGATTTGGGCGGGTTGGCTATTACTAAAATTGAAAATCTGGAGGGCTTAAGAACTTTAGAACAATTAGATTTAGGTGGTTCACAGATTGAGACGATAGAAAATCTAGAGGGGCTCACTGGCTTGCAAAAACTGGAATTAAGAGCGACTAAAGTCAGTAAAATTGAAAACTTAAATCATCTGCCAGCCTTGACTGAGTTGGATTTGAGTGAGACAGCCATTACAAAAATTGAGGGGTTGACTGGGTTGGAGGGGCTTAAGGAACTAAGCTTAAGTAAGAATAAAATTACTAAAATTGAAAACTTGGCAGGTTTGTCCAAGCTTGAGAAACTGAGCCTTTGCGCAAGCAACCTCAGTAAAATTGAAAACTTGACTGGTTTGCCCAAATTAAGGGAGCTTTGCCTGGAAAAGAATGCCATTGAGTGCCTCGAAAACCTGAGGGGCTTGCCTGCGCTCAAGGAGCTTGACCTGAATAACAATCAAATTACTCATATACAACCCAACGCGTTGCCTACCCAATTGGCTGAGTTGAACCTTAGTCAAAACCAATTGATAAAAGTGGAGCACCTGGCAGGAGTAACTGGGCTCACTGAGCTTGATTTGAGTGAAAATAATATTAGTAAAATTGAGAATTTCGAAGATTTGCCTGCTTTGGAAACGCTTGATTTGAGTTACAACAAAATCACACGGCTTGAAAATTTAACTGCTTTGCCCAACCTCAGGGAGGTAAATATATACCAAAATCAAATTACTGAGATAGCCACTGATGCAGTTACCAGGCAACTGCAAGAACTTGACTTGGAACAAAATCAAATAAGCACTATTGAAATCTTAGTTAATTTTACAGGTTTGAGCCAGGTTGATGTAGGGAACAATCAAATCAAATGGTTTCCGATTGAGCTACTTGATTTGCCGTGTTTGACATCGTTGCGGTTAAAGAATAACCCTTGGCAAAATATACCTGTAGCCATTACAGAGGGCTACCATGCATTGCAAAATATTAGGCGTTATTGGCAAGACCTTGAGCAGGGTAAAAGCCTGATTTATCAGGCAAAACTCTTGCTGGTGGGCAATGGACGCGTGGGCAAAACCAGTTTGGTGCGGCGCTGGCTCGACAATGCTTTTGACCCTGACCAAAGCTCTACCCATGCCATTCAACTACGACAACACATATTACCCCAGGTTGCCCAAGACGAGGCGTTAGAACATGTACAACTCAATGTATGGGATTTTGGTGGGCAAGATATTTACCATACTACCCACCGCTTGTTTATGCAAACTCAAGCCGTGTTTTTGCTCGCTTGGGATGCAGCGACTCAAGCTACACCCGAACAAACCGAAAAGTTGGGCGATGGCAGCGAGGTGATTTATAAAAATTATCCGTTGTTGTATTGGCTCGATTATGCCTATATTTTGGGCAAGCAAAGCCCGGTGTTGGTGGTGCAAACCAAGTGCGACCGTGACGGGGTGCAGGCGCCGCCTCAACTCACAGATGACTTAAAAACACATTATCAAGTACAACAATGCCTGGCGGTAGATGCAGCAGTAGATGATGCTGCCAAGAATGGATTTAAGGAGCTAAATATTGCGTTACAAAATGTGTTGGCGCAAGGCATCCAGCGTACTTGTACCGATTTGCCCGAAAGCTGGTGGCATACTCAACAAGCCCTGGAAAAGCTACAAAAAGAAGGAAAACAAATGCTGAGCATAGTAGGTTTTGAATCACTTTGTGCTGAGCATCAGGTGCCTAAGGCGTCTTACAAAGTTTTGCAAAGTTATTTTCATAATTCAGGCGTGTTTTTTTATCGCCCTGGTTTGTTCAACGACCAGATTATACTGAATCAACAATGGGCTATAGATGCAGTGTACACCTTGTTTGATCGAACGGGCATGTTTATGCAACACCGAGGCAATGGTTTTTTTACGGGGGCAGACCTGGGGTTGGTTTGGCAGGATAAGCCCAAGGCAGAACAAGAATTGTTGTTGTCGTTTATGGAGGCTTGCGAGCTATGCATAGACCTCAACCGCCCCCGAAATAAAAAGGCTCCTCGTTACATTGCCCCCTTGTTCAAAAGAGAATACCTAGCACCTCAGTTGTTGCCCAACACTACTCCAGCAGAGCAAGGCGCCTTGTTTCCAGCGGGAGCCACTGGTGTGTATCTTAAGTTTTGTCATCCGGTGTTGCATGCTGCTGTAATGCACCGTTTTATTTTACGTACCCACCACTTTGCTTCTCGTGACAATATCCAGCAACAAGCAATTTTGCTGGAGGTAGCAGGCACTCAGGCATTGGTGGAGGCTTTTCCAGATAAGAATGAATTAACCATACGACTGAACAAGGAAAACAGCACATTGCTTAGTCAAATTCGCAATGAGTTGAGCGAAATACAGGAAGGCATAAGTGGCATTGGGGAGTGGGCAAGTATAGATGGGCAAGGGTATGTGGCAATGGAGGAGTTATGGCAAAACCAACATTCGCCTCAAGTAATGGGCGACAATGGGCAAGCCTATGCCGTGACCGCGTTTGAGGTTTTTTTTGGCTTAGATAAAGTGGCTTTTTTGGGAGAAGATGCTCCTCCTCAAAAACTTTAG
- a CDS encoding phospholipid carrier-dependent glycosyltransferase: protein MSQKTEKKQISLFTKIKQVKDKNSYLLSAYLFIIFVTFLLTYNQTFDSKVAQAGDNAGYYILGKSLALGQGFTNIHTKDKTKHRHFPPGYPAIIALAHYFSFGDMLSIKQLSGFLLLGSIVLAFLIFYQLSDNYHLSFILSLFMVTNYHLLTFGMMMMSEIPFLFFSLLSFLVLLKIDFNQPFHKNWRFAILIMLLGVSYYIRSIGLSLFAGSLLWILLQKKWKYSVALLVGFLLLVSPWQWRQHSLGGGSYIKQLFFKNPYNAELGSMTITDWFARFWVNLIRYISREIPSGLLNITNIDYKVPSSHTELLLGLAILALIIVGTYAMFKKHPVIPFYILGTAGILLLWPSVWFGVRFLLPLIPLLFFMMVNGMITLYNLVAQKYWHTRITTPIAILLVVVGLFSMKIYASDPLHKLKQASQNPYPPNYNNYLALAKWVKKNTPDSVLVTCRKEQLFYVFADRTVTRFKSTTNEEEQLAFLKAKGVDYVVLDQLGFSDTRRYLLPTINKYPRKFKLVVQAKKPDTYLFKFLPELGYSGSWKGKKRHGKGVFVWGDGEKFIGTWKNNLRNGPGILYLKNGEQMEGSWVNDTLQGTVIHKTKEGTLLEKSLYKDDKKVQVLDK, encoded by the coding sequence ATGAGTCAAAAAACTGAAAAGAAACAGATTTCATTATTTACCAAAATAAAACAGGTCAAAGATAAAAACTCCTACTTACTTTCAGCTTATCTATTTATAATTTTCGTTACATTCTTGCTTACCTACAACCAGACCTTTGATAGTAAGGTGGCTCAAGCAGGTGATAATGCTGGTTATTATATTTTGGGTAAATCACTTGCGCTTGGTCAAGGCTTTACCAACATACATACAAAAGATAAAACTAAACATAGGCACTTTCCTCCTGGTTACCCAGCCATCATTGCTCTAGCCCATTACTTTTCTTTCGGTGACATGCTTAGTATAAAACAACTTAGTGGCTTTTTATTATTGGGCTCTATTGTGCTTGCCTTCCTGATATTTTATCAATTATCAGACAACTACCATCTAAGTTTTATATTATCCTTATTTATGGTTACCAACTATCACCTACTCACCTTTGGTATGATGATGATGAGTGAAATCCCATTTTTGTTTTTTTCACTTTTAAGTTTTTTAGTCTTATTAAAGATTGACTTTAACCAACCTTTTCACAAAAACTGGCGGTTTGCTATCTTGATAATGTTATTAGGAGTTTCTTACTACATCAGATCCATAGGATTGTCTCTGTTTGCGGGTAGTTTACTTTGGATACTTTTGCAAAAAAAATGGAAATACTCAGTGGCACTTTTAGTAGGCTTCTTATTATTGGTGTCTCCCTGGCAGTGGCGTCAGCATAGTTTGGGTGGGGGTTCTTATATAAAACAACTATTTTTTAAAAACCCTTACAATGCAGAACTGGGCTCTATGACTATCACCGATTGGTTCGCAAGGTTTTGGGTAAATCTGATTCGCTACATTAGCCGAGAAATCCCTTCTGGGTTATTAAATATTACTAATATCGATTATAAAGTGCCTAGTAGTCATACAGAGTTACTCTTGGGACTAGCTATTTTGGCTCTAATCATTGTTGGAACTTATGCAATGTTCAAAAAACATCCTGTGATCCCTTTTTATATATTAGGCACTGCCGGAATCTTACTATTATGGCCATCAGTATGGTTTGGGGTACGTTTTTTACTGCCTTTGATTCCATTACTTTTCTTTATGATGGTCAATGGCATGATTACACTCTATAATTTAGTGGCACAAAAATACTGGCATACTCGCATTACAACTCCTATTGCTATATTGCTTGTAGTTGTTGGGCTATTCAGTATGAAAATCTACGCAAGTGATCCTCTACATAAACTCAAGCAAGCCTCTCAAAACCCTTACCCACCTAATTACAATAATTATTTAGCCTTGGCTAAATGGGTAAAAAAGAATACGCCCGATTCTGTTTTGGTAACCTGTCGTAAAGAACAATTATTTTATGTGTTTGCTGACCGCACCGTCACTCGCTTCAAGAGTACAACCAATGAAGAAGAACAACTTGCCTTCCTCAAGGCCAAAGGGGTAGACTATGTGGTATTAGATCAATTGGGTTTTTCTGATACTCGCAGGTATTTACTACCTACGATCAACAAGTATCCACGAAAATTCAAACTGGTTGTTCAGGCAAAAAAACCTGACACTTATCTTTTTAAGTTTTTACCCGAATTGGGTTATTCAGGAAGTTGGAAAGGAAAAAAACGTCACGGCAAGGGAGTTTTTGTATGGGGTGATGGGGAAAAGTTCATAGGCACCTGGAAAAATAATCTAAGGAACGGTCCGGGAATATTGTACTTAAAAAATGGAGAACAAATGGAAGGGAGTTGGGTAAACGATACCCTGCAAGGAACAGTAATCCATAAAACAAAAGAGGGTACTTTGCTTGAAAAAAGCCTTTATAAAGACGACAAAAAAGTACAAGTGCTCGATAAGTAA
- a CDS encoding heavy metal translocating P-type ATPase, with amino-acid sequence MHTTEQDTYIKETYGVEGMSCAACVASVENTLQHIEGVENATVNYANHTVQVVYAPDWVGEQTLQKAVQTAGYDLLVASAEAGSATDQLAQQQQKALRQLKQNLVVAAVFTIPLVIIAMWFPDLPYANFLMLSLTTPVLIIAGRSFYQNAWTQARSAKANMDTLVALSTGIAFVFSLFNTFYPTYWQQKGLAAHVYYEASAVIIVFILLGRLLEEQAKTGTSTAIKKLIGLQPQTVTRLNPTGKPEQIDLKAVQTQDILLVKPGEKIPVDGQVTEGQSLVDESMISGEPVPISKQVGSPVFAGTINQKGSFRLKAEKVGEQTLLAQIIKNVQEAQSSKAPVQKLVDKIAAVFVPAVLGIAVLSFVAWLLWGGENAFSQGLLAMVTVLIIACPCALGLATPTAIMVGMGKGAENGILIKDAESLEQAGRVEVVLLDKTGTITQGAPAVVDVAWASDAAPPNILLEVMATIEQRSEHPLANTIVQYAQAQGIEPNNDALSQFESITGKGVKGVWQGQTYWVGNARLMATQNLALPLDLTKTSEQYKLKGYTMMFLGSAQTVKAVFALSDPIKESSKAAIMHLQQEGKQVYMLTGDSAASAKVVAARVAINEVYAEMLPQDKASFVRKLQAEGKVVAMVGDGINDSEALAQANISIAMGKGSDIAIDVAKMTLISSDLQKLPQAFALSRSTMRTIRQNLFWAFIYNLVGIPIAAGVLYPVNGFLLNPMLAGAAMALSSVSVVSNSLLLKFFDRRYAGSMQGDITG; translated from the coding sequence ATGCACACAACCGAACAAGACACCTATATAAAAGAAACCTATGGCGTAGAAGGTATGAGTTGCGCTGCTTGTGTGGCAAGTGTAGAAAATACCCTGCAACATATAGAAGGCGTAGAAAATGCTACCGTAAACTATGCCAACCATACCGTGCAAGTAGTGTATGCGCCCGATTGGGTAGGTGAACAAACCCTGCAAAAAGCAGTACAGACTGCTGGCTATGACTTGCTCGTTGCCTCTGCCGAAGCAGGTTCTGCTACCGATCAATTGGCTCAACAGCAGCAAAAAGCCTTGCGTCAACTCAAACAAAACCTGGTGGTAGCAGCTGTGTTTACAATACCGCTTGTGATCATTGCTATGTGGTTTCCTGACTTGCCCTATGCCAATTTTTTGATGTTGAGTTTAACCACTCCGGTATTGATTATTGCAGGTAGATCATTTTACCAAAATGCCTGGACACAAGCCCGCAGTGCCAAAGCCAACATGGATACTTTGGTGGCGCTCAGTACGGGTATTGCCTTTGTGTTTAGCCTTTTCAATACGTTTTACCCCACATACTGGCAGCAAAAAGGGCTTGCTGCTCACGTATATTATGAAGCTTCAGCAGTAATTATTGTGTTTATTTTATTAGGAAGACTGTTAGAAGAGCAAGCAAAAACGGGTACATCTACGGCAATTAAAAAGCTTATTGGGCTACAGCCCCAAACTGTGACCCGGCTAAATCCGACAGGCAAGCCTGAACAAATTGACCTGAAAGCAGTGCAAACTCAAGATATTTTGCTGGTAAAACCTGGCGAGAAGATTCCGGTAGATGGACAGGTCACCGAGGGACAATCGTTGGTAGATGAAAGTATGATTTCGGGCGAACCAGTACCCATAAGCAAGCAAGTAGGCAGCCCGGTATTTGCTGGAACGATCAATCAAAAAGGAAGCTTTAGGCTCAAGGCCGAAAAAGTAGGGGAACAAACCTTGCTTGCCCAAATCATAAAAAATGTACAAGAAGCTCAAAGCAGCAAAGCTCCGGTACAAAAGCTGGTGGATAAAATAGCGGCAGTGTTTGTGCCAGCTGTTCTAGGCATTGCAGTGTTGAGTTTTGTCGCTTGGCTACTTTGGGGAGGCGAAAATGCGTTTTCGCAAGGTTTATTGGCAATGGTAACCGTCTTGATTATCGCTTGCCCTTGTGCCTTGGGGCTTGCTACGCCTACTGCCATTATGGTAGGAATGGGCAAAGGAGCCGAAAATGGCATATTAATTAAAGATGCCGAAAGCCTGGAGCAAGCCGGGCGGGTGGAAGTAGTCTTGCTCGACAAAACGGGCACCATTACTCAGGGAGCACCTGCTGTGGTAGATGTTGCCTGGGCAAGCGATGCGGCCCCTCCCAATATTTTGCTAGAGGTAATGGCGACCATAGAACAACGCTCAGAGCACCCACTGGCAAATACTATAGTACAATATGCCCAAGCTCAAGGCATTGAGCCAAACAACGATGCCTTGAGTCAGTTTGAAAGTATTACAGGCAAAGGGGTAAAAGGCGTGTGGCAAGGACAGACCTATTGGGTAGGCAATGCACGCCTGATGGCAACTCAAAATCTTGCACTTCCTCTGGACTTGACCAAAACCAGCGAACAATATAAGCTAAAAGGCTACACAATGATGTTTTTGGGAAGTGCCCAGACAGTAAAAGCCGTATTTGCTTTGAGCGATCCTATCAAAGAGAGTTCCAAAGCGGCCATTATGCATTTGCAACAGGAGGGCAAACAGGTATACATGCTCACAGGAGACAGTGCGGCTTCGGCAAAAGTGGTAGCTGCTAGAGTAGCAATTAATGAAGTATACGCCGAAATGTTACCACAAGACAAAGCCAGTTTTGTGCGCAAACTACAGGCAGAAGGCAAGGTAGTGGCAATGGTAGGAGACGGTATCAACGACTCAGAGGCATTGGCTCAAGCCAACATTAGTATAGCCATGGGCAAAGGGTCGGACATTGCTATAGATGTGGCAAAAATGACTTTGATATCTTCTGACTTACAAAAGCTTCCCCAAGCGTTTGCGCTTTCGCGTAGCACCATGCGCACCATTCGACAAAACCTGTTTTGGGCTTTTATTTATAACCTGGTGGGTATTCCTATTGCGGCGGGGGTGTTGTATCCCGTTAACGGCTTTTTGCTCAACCCTATGCTTGCTGGGGCTGCTATGGCGCTTAGCTCGGTGTCGGTAGTAAGCAATAGCCTCTTGCTGAAGTTTTTTGACCGAAGGTATGCGGGGAGCATGCAGGGAGACATTACGGGTTAG